CATGGCTAACTTCGGTTGCAGGAGATGCTATCAAAGGGTGGGTGCCTCGACGGGCAGACTCGTTTGAGAAGTTAGACAAAGTTAGTTCTAATTGCTATGCCTGCTCTGCTTCAATTCTGTTGTGGTTTCTATGTCATGACATGTTATGTGATTTCAAAGATAATGTTAATGACTGGTAAATGGATTTCAGCATGGGCTGAATGTTTAAGATAGAACAGCATCATGTGCATCTTTGTGTGTCTATATTTGTAGTTGTGTATTTTACATTTGATATAAAATTACCGTCTATGTATTTGGGACGTATGTACATTATTTATGTCAGGTTTAGTTTGTATTTGTAGGCAGAATTTTTGTCTCAGGGTGAAATAGCTGTCCAGTTGACTATTAATTCAGCCATCTTATGTTTAACATTTCCAATGAATGTTTTCTTTGCAGATTGGACAAGGAACTTATAGCAGTGTATACAAGGCTCGTGACCTGGAAACTGGTAAAATTGTTGCACTGAAGAAAGTACGATTTGTAAATATGGACCCGGAAAGTGTTCGCTTTATGGCTAGAGAAATCCATATTTTACGAAGACTTGATCATCCAAATGTTATGAAACTCGAAGGGCTAGTCACTTCAAGAGTGTCATGCAGTTTATATCTTGTCTTCGAGTATATGGAGCATGACCTTTCTGGTCTTGCAGCAACACGCGGCAACAAGTTTACAGAAGCTCAGGTACGcacttttgttttgctttcaaaCATTTAAAGATTTTCATTGTGGCCATTATTTGTTTAATGAATCAGGTTGTATGGTTTGACATGTTTTACCTATGAATTAAGTACTAATTGAGTATAATGAgttctttttttaatgttaaagATTGAAATTATCAAATTCTGTAACCAAACAGAgaaacaatcaaattcattttctatttccttCCTGGGAAATATTTCAGTGAAATCAAGAGATGGGGCCCCTTCTTCTCTTGTACCTTTCTCGTCTGTCTATTTATTTACTTCGGCTTCTTATCATGAGTAGTCCCTGTACCATTTCAGACATATCATTTTCGTCCTTATTCTTTCAAGTCGATCAATGTCATCCCCATCCTCTCATGTAGCACATCAATGTCATCCTCGAAGTCAGTTCCGTCCAATTTTCCGTCAAAGGAATGCTATTTCAAGCAATACTAATGTTTGGAATTTCTGTGAACTTGTTATGTTGTCTGTACTCTCCTTTTTCTTCCGTTGAAATGCCATTTTGTCTCTGCTTTTACTGTTATTTTAAAACTGAAGAATACTTGTTTGCAACAAAATATTGTTAAACTATAATTCATGTGATGGAATTGCAGATTAAATGTTATATGCAACAATTGCTTCTTGGACTTGAACACTGTCATAGTCGAGGTGTCCTGCACCGAGATATCAAGGGTTCAAATCTTCTGCTTGACAATGACGGAGTCCTTAAGATTGGTGACTTTGGTCTGGCGACCTTTTATGAGCCTGGTCAAAAGGAGCCATTAACTAGTCGTGTTGTAACTCTCTGGTTTAGGGCACCTGAGCTTTTGCTTGGTGCCACTGCGTATGGAGATGCTATAGACCTGTGGAGCACTGGCTGTATCCTTGCGGAAATGTATGCTGGAAAGCCTATCATGCCTGGTAGAACAGAGGTAAAGGAGTTATTCCTATAAATCAAATGACAATTTGTAATGATGAGTTATGTTTACATTCTTAGTTTCATGAGTTACTCTTCTCCTTTTGTTTGCTTGGTTTATGATAAAAATTGCCAAAACTTATAGAGCAGTCAATTTATTCTGCATGGGTTTTCTTCGAGAATAAGTTATCAATAAGTTTCATATCTTCTAGTTTTATATATTTGCGCATACAAATTATCTGTAAATGTTTTACACATTAACTGAATTTTCTCTTGAGTTTTTATATAACTTACATAAATTTAGTAATAGTTGTAAAATCAAATCTGTTGTATTAAGTGGCAGTtaatatttgttatttttcagGTGGAACAAATGCATAAGATTTTTAAGCTTTGTGGTTCACCGTCTGAGGACTTctggaagaaaacaaaattaccaCATGCAACTAGTTTCAAACCTCAACAACCTTACAAGCGTCGTATTGCTGACACTTTCAAAGAGTTACCTTCTTCATCTTTGGCTCTTATTGATAGACTCCTTTCAATAGAACCAGAGAAGCGGGGATCAGCTGCTTCGGCACTTAGCAGTGAGGTAAATTCgagtttcttcttttaatattaaaacCATATATGCCTTCATACTGCTGTTTAATGCTATATATCTTCTGGTTTTGCATTAGTTTCACCAACTTGAAAATATTATAT
The window above is part of the Prunus dulcis chromosome 1, ALMONDv2, whole genome shotgun sequence genome. Proteins encoded here:
- the LOC117613676 gene encoding probable serine/threonine-protein kinase At1g09600 isoform X3, whose amino-acid sequence is MAIMANFGCRRCYQRIGQGTYSSVYKARDLETGKIVALKKVRFVNMDPESVRFMAREIHILRRLDHPNVMKLEGLVTSRVSCSLYLVFEYMEHDLSGLAATRGNKFTEAQIKCYMQQLLLGLEHCHSRGVLHRDIKGSNLLLDNDGVLKIGDFGLATFYEPGQKEPLTSRVVTLWFRAPELLLGATAYGDAIDLWSTGCILAEMYAGKPIMPGRTEVEQMHKIFKLCGSPSEDFWKKTKLPHATSFKPQQPYKRRIADTFKELPSSSLALIDRLLSIEPEKRGSAASALSSEFFTTQPLPCNPSNLPKYPPSKEFDAKLRDEEKRRKVDAFKGRGTESVRRSSRDTKAVPTPEFNAQGDASLQQGQRNLKTTGHKYMPQRDSVSGFAMEPSGGARQNGYSHCSSMIHPSAVESSLNKTVSTLHKSELRTQKSHKPQAGADFFISSNKKDERVYIRDSRMGYVPKNRIHYSGPLVPPGGNIEDMLKEHERQIQQAVRKARAR